TGCCAAACTTTTGTGACGACAAAATTTAGGCAAACCTAAATCTTGTTGTCACATACCGCAATGCAAAAAAGTTATTATTGTGCAAACTCTGTAAATTCTCGTGTCACACCACCTTTAATCAAACATTGTAAATCATAACATGATCACACCATGGGCTTGACTTGAGATTTCCGCCTGATCAGTTTCACAAGTAACGTCGCCTTGTAATTACTGAGTGAAAATTTCAATTAATTTACATGACATACAAACTGTCAAGCCAACTTACATAGCATCTGTGAAGACATATAcaagagttatatatatagataaaaatacCTCTCGTTGCATCTTCCTTTTTTCTACTTTTAACTCATCCTCGGCTTTCTCCGAGTCCTCAGCCATGTCTTTGTATCTCTTGACTTGGCCCTCTAACCTTGATACCTGTGCAGCAATAGATTAATtcaacagacaactccaaatcatCACGCTGTTTTTTAACCACAGCTCGATCTTTCAGGgaaaatgtaaataaaactgTTGAAAGCTTAGGAATGAAGAATAACCAGAGTGTCACGTAATCTGGAGAAATACCCAAACTGATAGTTGAAGTGTGTGCACGCGCGTATTTATCTATgcactatatctatatatataattatatataaatatatgcattatatatataatgtgtataattatatataattatcatgtACAGCACACACAGCTGACAACTAGAAAGACTACAAAGCAATAGATACCTTATCACACGGACAACCAGTCACGCAAACAGCCAATCGGGAATCATATAGTCCTGAACAGTATTAAGCATACTTACGCTGCTTTCTAAAGCCGTTATGTCAAGTTCAGCTTTCTGCACCTTTAGTTTATATTCACTGATTTGTCTGGTCGACTCTCGCTGCAGTTCTACAACCTGCGGACTGTTTGATAGATCTAAGCCATTCACCTGGCCATCTGATGATCGCTTCTGCGGCCGCTTGGAGGCCTGTTCTCGTTCGCTGTCAAGATCCTCTCGAACTGTATTCAGCTACATTAGAATGGGCAGGAGAATTGAATTAACCAATAGCTTCACAAACCTATCTTTCGGAAACTGCTAGAGCAATTAACATTCTGACACAAGGAACGAAGAACACACAAATGTGGACAGCTGCCACAAATAGAAACAAAGAGAGTAACTGACAAACATACTTATATTCATCCATACACACACATgttcatctatatatacatagtatatacacatatgttcATATACACTTGTGTGTGTGTGGGCGCGTGCGTATTTATATATgcattatatctatatatatataattatctataaatatacgcattatatatatataatgtgtataattatatataattatcataaatgtatattatataaatattacatacataaattatacaaaaaatatatttatattatatgaatatttatataatatatatatttatataatatatatataatatatatatttattattatttatttttatttattatttatatatatactaatatgtTCATAAATGTGATGCTCCGAATAACATGTCTGTggtctacatgtacatataataatacatactcACTTATTTAAACTCATACATAGGTAATACATACCTCTCGCTTGAGCTTTGAATTCTCATTCAAAACCGACTTCACTTTATCTTCTGAAAAAGCAAACAGAACTGTCTCTCGCAGTTTTATCgtacaaaaagcaaaaaagaaCAGGagaaaaatcaactaaaatcatTTTGCGGTGAGATTAAATGAGAGGATGAGGTTGTTGGGGTTATCGAGGCAACTTACCAGTCATACTCTTCCTCCCCAAAgtgctaataacaaatatatcaGTGTCCCCCAAATCTCTTTTACTCaactattttaattttgaaaagaaaagtgaataGAGTGAAATGCAGCAAAGCTCATAGCAAACATTAactgctagtatatatatatatatatatatatatatatatatatatatatatatatatatataaaatggaaGCAACAGAGtttgaaatgaaaaaaagtttGGAAACGTTACATAAACGTAAGTGATATAGCAACAAAAGTGCTTCATAATGTAAAAAGATTCCTCATTCAACACAAGCTGGATGTGTTCAAGTTATCTTAATAAGACATAATCATATGTTTTAAAATTCTGGGAGTTACACTTTCTATCTGCATTATACACCGCGCggactagctattcagctagcAGTAGTATATTTATAGCATCCATACACCAATGTTTCAACCTAACAGTTTAGTATTGTACATGTGATTTCTAAGACTAAATGTATTTACGAGTCTCTAAAATCGTCAGATGCAATGCACTAGGCTGCCTAAATCAGCAGTGTTTAACCACAGGTGATTGACCAAGATGACATAATGCTTTGGTGAATACAATAAAGAAATTGCTTTGTGAATAACATTTATACTAATGACAATAATAGTTATTGAACTCAAGTTCCTGTCAGTGTTGTCATATTGTTAATGTAAGTATAATCGTGTCAACTAGTGATATAACAGTCTTCAGCCAGTCTTCTTTATAGCTTTGACTTTCAACACTTCTTGCTAGTTCACAAGTCTTACAATGTACCATTAAGTATATCCAAGAACTGAGCTGTAAAAATAGTTCTACGTAAACTGTCTTCTCATAATTCTGAGGTATTATATAGGAAAAATTGCATCTTCATGCACTTTGTTCACTAGGTATGGAAAACGTGTCTCCCAAGTATTATGTAGCCATCGCACATTCTATCATACAGAGAAGAAAATGGCATGTTTTCAACAAGCTCTGGCAATTTTTTATTTGGCACATAGTGAAGCTAATGAGCTGTAAACAGACTCATTCTAATGAAGCACACACAAATAATTAATTAGCGTTGCTTAGGTGCTTGAAAGGGAAAGGTTAATTTTAAACGGGAGTCATCCAAATGATTGGAGTTATCGCAACTACAACAACTTTTCTAATTGTTGAGAGAGACGATAGAACCCTGAGATGGTTGGTAGTCTACACGATTGTTAGCAGGCATTAAACATCAAATGGCAAGGTAACATAATTGGTTGCAAAATTTCATGAgaatgttatacatttttttaatgCGCAGGACTGTCCATAGTAAGACATAATGCCTATagattatataaaatgtatgtacatgtattagttAGTTGCTATTGAAATATTCCATGTCTCTAGTTCAACTTTTCactaaagttttttaaataaattccAACAAATTTATTTCACAACAACCCtctttgtgtttttttgttaagaAACCACAAATCCAAGCCGGTCCTGTAACACTGACATGTAAAAATAACATTATGACTGTTCAAGAGACAATAAGCTCAGACTATCCGTTATCCAGTAGACCATAATAAATATGAGTACCTGTCACTATATATAGCTTATTTGTTTGACCTAAAAACCAGTGAGTTTATTAGATGACTAACGGGAGTTACCCGATCGTTTAATGACACGTTAGTCAGCTTATCAGAGACTAACCTCATCATGTACTGAAAGGACTTGCTAACAGAGtcgtataatagtaatataatattaccGATAGAGCCAGGTGTATACGTGTCTAGAATATCCATGATATCTTGTGATACTAATGCTGCTCTTATTGGGCTATAAACAGGCTCATCAGAGTCTCCGTTACTCAAGCCATTCTCTTGTGAACTGGGAGTTTGCTCCTCCGCTCCTACATATATTAGCTTATGCTCCTACAATACATCAAATACACAACATGTCCTCAGCCGAAATAGCTACCagaaacaatatacatgtacggCCACCAGGTCATTTCTAATTCCAAAGCGCTATGACTGATATTACGAAACTAGAATATTTAAAGAGAATCTTTTGCAAAGCATGAAATTTTGAACTAACAATACATGAATTTATATTTACTTATGCTCAAGCTAAATTGCCTATTGAGTCTACTGCCTTTCTAGTATCATAAACCCTCGCCATACAATATTAATTCCttccggtgttggcatcataaggcgaaaatgcCGTATAGATTGGTATAAAAACCTATAGCTTTTATCTAATGCAGACACACCTGGTACGAACATCAAagtcttatatacatgtacatatactctatatattaaatattagtaaCAAATAGTATGTTAGttactataatatactatagtaactatagttacttacagtaacttaTGTAATGTACTTCGTGTATTTAGGGGCTATGAtcgcaataaaatgtagcattgcAATGTACtgtgtgcagtacgtaccgtagagATTTCTTACCGTAACGACAGAAGTATAACATGAACAAAGAATTCAACTTAAATGAATTAAATctaaattttagtatgtatttttttaaactgaacaTCAATTTTGTCattgcctaaaattttattactcatctgtttccggtttcgttCTCACTATAACTTGAAACGCTGCACTGAGAGACAGCAATTTCGTCAGGGagattttcgccttacgatgccaacaccggaacgaattaatatcgtatggcaaaGGTTTGTTATACTAAGAAGGCAATAGACTCTTCATCATCAAAACTTAGCAAGCAAGCATCATATATccctttcaggcattgtgggagAGATGtaggcaaatagcatatcgacaTCATTATTCCGACGAAATCAACACACAAACTgctaaatttgaatttcgagagaaatgtttgttgatGTCATATGACAAAAAAATGTCATATGGCAGGggcaaaaaaacattgttttccacatcgtaaggcgaaaaaaacCATATAACAGGGTAATCCTTACCCAAGGGGGCACAGTATAGCAATCAGAAAGTTCCTCTAACATTTTTTTACACAACAAGTATTGTTTTCATGATAGCGTAATCAGTTACCTAACTTCTCTGACCGAGAAAACATTTTCAAGGACAATATTCCCTGTAAGAGAAGACTAATGCACAATATAAACATATGAAAATTGTGCAAGTGGAAGGGGAATACAGTAGGGGGTGTAATAAAAACAACCAAATTGATATCAAATTATACAGCTTTTAGATGAATGCccggtaataaaagtctttgcacagaaaatttatttttatttaacatataagaacagttaccattctaactttcaaattttatatcatgaaaaaagtgttttgttgaaatatactaagagaaaaaataaaacaactgtaaaggtgtttaaaggTAACTGTGAAATcatagcaagtaatggctaaataccctacaggatgaaattattcgctaagttaaatttcgcgaaaactggcttttcatgcatatttgcGGACTgaattattcgcggatgaacacatgcgcgaataaattaatccgtaaaagcagctagcaatagagtgaaACCTTCGCGTGCATATaccacgtgtttaggtttcCATTTAGCTGATAAAtttatgtcgatcatgctaagctataaatttttggctgcatccagaggttttcacgaatgttcgtcgatttggaggcctttggtgaaccgacaatttgtggtaagttaggagtTTTTCAACCAAAGAACTGCAGGAGAGATTTTTTCGATGCTGTGCCGAATAatttgtgacaaccttgaataattttgttaaaaagtGTGATGCATGGGCAatggtagcctgtcttgacaaactgttgtttttgcggagttgtcccccctccccgtcgagcgggcgagcaacacaacagcttgtcacaagacgtactgcatttgatgcatcagctgcattgaaagggagttgttctctttcgtatatgcggcttggccgcgatgttatggcggtcgctccattggtaatcataacggatttcgcgcaaaaatttatgtaaaataaaataagattgcaacgtttaaccaaagaccagtctctgttgtaaacgctagtagaatttaagaataaaataaattgaaatcaAAATCTACAAGAACAAATAGAACTGACTGatgcaaaaatagaaataaaactgactgagcgcacaaataacgacatgtttagtcgctgttgttgcctaagttctcaagctCTACTAAAGTTTAACGCAGgaactggtcgctggttaaacgttataatcttaatttttctacataaatttttgcgcgaaattcgttatgactaccaatggagcgaccgacataacatcgcaaccaagccgcatagacggaagagaacaactccctataagtgcagctaatgcatcaggtgcagtacgccttgtgacaagctgttgtgttgctcgcccgctcgacgggggaagcaacacaacagtttgtcaagacaggctaaggcAATGGGCTCAACTCAAAGccccggcaatgattttaaaagagtttgaaACTCAGCTACGTCTGCTTACTCTGCCTAACGGCTAGTGTTCaatttgaggtagtagttattctcccttgtgttaaaaacaaaactgattattcgcggattttaataattcacgGAATTGACTGTACGCGaactcgcgaattattaaatccatcgaataatttcatcctgtaagGTAAAGTTCGTTTTGCTACGTCTaccatgaaaaattatttggtatacaattatatgacttCAATTCATTTTAGTGTTGTAGCGAAAATATtgtagagtggtatagaaaccatagcaATTATCTAGTACAAACATCCccggtaaaaatcatcaaaattttatataagtactgtacatattaataattagtaacataataatatattaaccttaataactatagttacctacggtaactttagtgtatttagtggttacgatctgcaaggaaatgtaacattacaatgtaccgCGTGCAGTACATAATGTGGGAGTACTTACCTTCGATACAGACGTATAACAcgaacattgaatttaacttaaatgaaatCAGCTTACTAAGCatatacttgaagctaagttttagtgcgtattttactaaactaaacttcaactttccACTAAAATTTTACCGCTTATGTGTTTTCAAATTCGTTCTTACTAGAATATAACGAGTAACGCTGAACTAAACTAACGAGCgacgtatctctttcaggcgttgcgGGTGGaatttcggcaaatagcatatcaacatttttgttatttcatcgtAATCAGTACGctaactgccaaattttaatttcgagagaaatttttgttaatatcgCATGACGGAAGACAAATTTGCCCTAGAATGGCGCGGAcaaaaaaagcattgtgtttcatagggTGAGgcaaaaaatcttataacagggtcatcgtaaccCATGAgcacactgtattaattaataatttaacatTTAACAGGATTAAAGTACATGAAAGAGCAACAGGGATGGTACAACCGGTGTAGCCCCAAGTTTAGGGGCGCTTGTTAACAAATATGCGAACGCAATCTTCGTGAGGTCAAATCCAGTACAAAGcttatttttcaatttaatcggtataactggacagacagcagacgacaaactttgagatctatatacatgtatagatgcACTAACTGGACTCTGCAGTAGAGATGCTGACGTAATCCCACAAAAAGATGACACGCCTCCACTGGGAGAACAAATTTTAGAAAACAAGCACTAGTCATATAAGCTGACTTGAATGCTTGGTAGGGTTTTGTACAATGGAGAATGTTGCCAAATATATGCCAGTTGGCTCAGCTCAATGGGCTTCCATTCCCGGAGACATGGATATATAAGAAGAGGGTGACTGATGGGCCTTAAAATGATGGAACAAACCTTTAACAACTCATCACGCTGTTTCATCATTTCCTTTAACCGCTCCAACTCCACTTCTTTCATTTTTATAGACCTTTTTTCAGCATCGAGCTGCCTCTGCTTGTCCTTGAGCTCTCGCTGAATTAAGTATTTAGACTCCTCCATGTCATCTAGCTTGTCCTAGACAACAGGCAGCATTCATTGATTGACTGAGACCTGTTACTAGACTGACTGCATAGGAAGCGGTAAGGCAAGCGGTAAGGCAAGCGAGCAGGAGATGAGCCTAGACAGACCATATAGCAATATAATAACACGCTATTAGATCTATACTAGCTTTGCTAGTTTGCAATCATCATTTGCCTCATTAACAATTCTAGGAGTGAGTCATTAGCCTGCAGCGACAGTGACAAAACGGAATGCAAGCCTCGGCTATGTTCATTCGCACATGTATTTGTACTAGATTTATAGAGTATCATAATCTCTACCCTTGCTTCCTCCAACCATCATCTGGTGTCACAAAAAATATAGACAGGAGTGGCATCAAATGAAACTCACATTCCACATGactataataataaatgtgAAAGATACTTCTAAGCATGACAAATGAATTGAAA
The genomic region above belongs to Watersipora subatra chromosome 1, tzWatSuba1.1, whole genome shotgun sequence and contains:
- the LOC137395407 gene encoding leucine-rich repeat flightless-interacting protein 2-like, whose amino-acid sequence is MSTSSGRRRAFNTSTGEDAALDSIARRAEEMLAEKRKEREKARRIRLQELEKKQREDEENLDRQYAIDRSTASTRAHAASLAVASAKDDTRSRKSSLDSTDSIDGVSVGKDYKSLYTELDEKYRRSMMTNAQLDNEKQALMYTVEDLKDKLDDMEESKYLIQRELKDKQRQLDAEKRSIKMKEVELERLKEMMKQRDELLKEHKLIYVGAEEQTPSSQENGLSNGDSDEPVYSPIRAALVSQDIMDILDTYTPGSIEDKVKSVLNENSKLKRELNTVREDLDSEREQASKRPQKRSSDGQVNGLDLSNSPQVVELQRESTRQISEYKLKVQKAELDITALESSVSRLEGQVKRYKDMAEDSEKAEDELKVEKRKMQRELRESQQQIEELETQKSHLQNRLDRIRQARREVLGGTDTAA